CAGGATCGAGAATGGGGAGGATACGGTGAATGATCCTATTTTCAGTTCCTGCCTTGGTAACCTAATCGGCGAACAGGAATCCAATATGGTGGCGCCGATTCTAGCTGTTGAAAAGAGGCGAAGGAGCTTCGTTGATTTCATAAAATCCCTCTTCTTTGGAGGTGTTGAAGATGAGTTTTGAGATAAACTATGGTAAAGATGAACGGAAAGTGCGGTTGCCTTCCATTAAAGTAATAGGTGTAGGTGGTGCGGGTGGCAACGCCATCAACAGGATGATCTCTGAAGGCATTCACGGAGTAACCTTTATAGCAGCCAACACAGATGTGCAAGTTCTGGAAAACAACAAAGCAGACATCAAAATCCAGCTTGGAAATCACCTTACCCGTGGATTGGGTGCTGGTGGGGATCCCGAAATTGGAAGGCAGGCTGCGGAAGAGAGTATTGATGAGATCATCAAGCATATCGAGGATACTGACTTGCTATTCATTACTGCTGGTATGGGTGGTGGGACAGGTACAGGAGCTGCTCCTGTTATTGCCAGAGCAGCTTTGGATCTAGGAATATTGACCATAGCGGTGGTTACGACTCCATTTTTCTTCGAGGGTAACACCCGTTTGAAAGTAGCGGCCATGGGCTTGAGAAATCTTAGAGACACTGTAGACACGTTGATAAGGATCTCTAACAACAAACTACTACAGGAACTACCGCCAAGCACTTCCATAGTTGACGCTTTTGCAAAGGCCGACGATACTTTGCATCACGGTATAAAGGGGATTTCAGAACTCATAACCAAACGCGGTTACATTAATCTGGACTTTGCTGACGTTGAATCCATACTGCGAAAAGCTGGAACGGCTATGCTTGGCATAGGAATTGGTAAGGGTGAACGTCGTGCAGAAGAAGCCGCGAGATCAGCAATGGAGAGTAAATTGCTTGAAAAGCCGATAGATAACGCTATGGGTATTATTCTCAATGTATCGGCTAGGAATATAACACTGAGGGAAATGAACGTTGCCGCAGCTATTGTACGTCAAAATTGTAGCGAAGATGCCGATGTGAAACTCGGACTGATAGTTGATACGGAGATGCCCGAAGATGAACTGCACGTTACACTGATAGCTGCTGGCTTCGAGACCGAAGAAGGGGAAATAATGGGTGATACCGCGGACATTCCTGCGATATACCGTTTCGGTCTTGACACACAGGAGGAGGAAGAAGTTTGAGGGTTTACAAAAGGCTTGGAGAGCTCCTTTTGGAGCGAGGGCTTATTACCACTGAAGCCCTTCAACAAGCCGTATCGATACAGCAAAAAGTAGGAAAGCCCCTGGGTGAGGTACTAGTGGGGATGGGATTGATTTCCTGGGAAGATATCTACACGGCCCTCTCTGAGCAGTACGGAATTGAGCTTCTGGAAGATGTCCCAAACATGGTACCCACTGAACTGCTGCGGATGATTCCAAAGTCTGTCGCTGAAAGACTGAAGATCGTTCCCATAGAGTACCTTCCTGAAAAAAACACGCTGGTTGTTGTTACCACGGAAGTTCTCAAAGTTCCTCAAATACAGAAAGAGATCTCTTTTCTTACGGGTCACCGCGTCAAAATCCTCCTCACCACCCCCCCGGTATTTGAAAACCTCTTTCACGCCAGTTATGAAGAGACAACCTCAAGTGAGATCATCGAACACACTTTTGAGATGGAAGAAGAAGACTTATCTGAAGAAGAGGGTGAAGAAGGTCCCGAGGATACCCCCATTGTCAAATTTATCAATTCAATCCTCGATAACGCGATTAGAAGCGATGCCAGTGACATCCACCTGGAACCCTTTGAGAAACTGGCAGTAGCAAGGTTCAGAGTAGACGGTATCCTTAGGAAAATCCTGACTTATCCTAGAAAGGCCCATAATTCTGTTGTCTCAAGGATAAAGGTCATGTGTGGACTCGACATCTCAGAAAGACGCCTTCCACAAGATGGAAAATTTTTTTTAAAAAGGGCTGGCGGAGAACAGTATGACTTCAGAGTTTCCACCATGCCCACGGTTTTTGGTGAAAAGGTAGTTATGAGGATCTTAAAAGTGTCAAATGCCAAAAAGCAGCTCAACGAACTGGGGTTGAGCGATTATAACTTCAAGCGTTTTGAAAGACTGTTGAAAGCACCCCATGGGATCATACTCGTTTCCGGACCAACTGGTAGTGGTAAATCCACCACTCTGGTAGGTGTCCTGAACGAAGTGACATCCGAGAAAGTGAATGTTGTAACTGCTGAAGATCCTGTGGAATATACAATTGAAGGTGTAACGCAGTGTCAGGTTAACGCTGAGATAGGTCTTACTTTTGCCAGGTATTTGAGGGCTTTTTTGCGTCAGGACCCGGATATCATCATGGTAGGTGAAATTAGAGATAGAGAAACGGCGCAACTCGCCATTGAGGCCTCTCTTACAGGACATCTGGTTTTTTCTACCATACACACTAACAGCGCCGCTGGAGCAGTGTCAAGGTTGATAAATATGGGAGTTGACACATATCTGCTCGGGGCTTCGCTGGTTGGAATCGTGAGTCAAAGACTCGTCAGGAAACTGTGTAGTAGCTGTAAGGTCAAAATACCTCTCAGAGATGATACCATCAAAACAGCTCAGAAGTTGTTCCCCGACAGAAAAGAATTCTTTGAATACGTTCCCGGTTCGGGGTGTCCCGAATGTAGGGGAACGGGATATCGGGGGAGAACGGCCATTCATGAAGTTCTGATAGTCGATGACAATTTGAGGCAACTCATTGTAAAGAACGCTTCAGATTTTGAAATAGAAAGGGTAGCGCGTGAAACCGGGATGATCACTCTGTATGAAGACGGCATTATGAAAGTCGTGGAAGGCATAACATCGATCGAGGAAGTCAACAGAGTTGCCTTTGAGGTGTGATTTTTTAGAACCCTGTTCTTTCTTCAGCGACTATGCATAAATTAATATAAAAGGGAAGTTACGCAATAAAAGAACCCTAACAACTTCTTTCGAAGATAGCGCCGTTAGATAACGGCTCTTTTTTTTGCTATCATCTATTTGAATGGCTAAAACTAACACAGGAGGGGAAAAAATGGCTTACCGAGTTCTCGTTTGGGGTTTAGGTGCAATGGGGAGTGGCATCGCCAGAAATGTTGTTGAGAAAGAAGAGCTCAGGTTGGTGGGGGCAGTAGAACGTAACACTAATATGCTCGATAAAGATGTGGGTATGGCTATCGGGGACGATAGAGAATATGGTTGTAAGGTATATGGCGATATCGAACTCGCCATTAAAGAAACAGATCCCGATATTACCATCATTGCAACGAATTCCTTTGTCCGTGAAATTTTACCAAAGATAAAAATGATCGCTAAACACCATGTCAACGTGATCACGATTGCTGAAGAAATGGCATATCCATTCTATTCACACCCGGAAGAATCGGAGATAATAAACAGCATTGCACTGAAAAACGGTATCTCTGTTCTAGGTACGGGCATTAATCCTGGATTTGTTCTCGATTTGTTGATCGTTACGCTAACAGGTGCCTGTTTGAACGTTGAGAGAATTGAAGCTCGGAGAATAAACGACCTCTCTCCCTTTGGAAAAACCGTTATGGAAACCCAGGGAGTCGGTACTACACCAGAAGAGTTCGAAGAAGGATTGAAGAAAGGTACCATCGTCGGACATATTGGATTCCAGCAGTCTATCAGGATGATCGCAGATGCCCTAGGTTGGGAACTAACAAAGATAGAGGAAGTTAGGGAACCGATAATCTCAAAAACCGAAAGGAGTACCCCGGTTGTTCATGTGAAGCCGGGAATGGTCGCTGGTTGTCGGCATATAGGACGGGGTTATGTCGGGGATAAGAAAGTCATTGAACTCATACACCCACAGCAGATACATCCAGAGGCCGAGGGAGTTGAGACAGGGGATTATATAGATATCTATGGTGATCCAGAGATTCACATGAGCATAAAGCCGGAAATACCTGGAGGGAAAGGGACAATAGCTGTAGCCACCAAT
This genomic interval from Kosmotoga pacifica contains the following:
- a CDS encoding GspE/PulE family protein translates to MRVYKRLGELLLERGLITTEALQQAVSIQQKVGKPLGEVLVGMGLISWEDIYTALSEQYGIELLEDVPNMVPTELLRMIPKSVAERLKIVPIEYLPEKNTLVVVTTEVLKVPQIQKEISFLTGHRVKILLTTPPVFENLFHASYEETTSSEIIEHTFEMEEEDLSEEEGEEGPEDTPIVKFINSILDNAIRSDASDIHLEPFEKLAVARFRVDGILRKILTYPRKAHNSVVSRIKVMCGLDISERRLPQDGKFFLKRAGGEQYDFRVSTMPTVFGEKVVMRILKVSNAKKQLNELGLSDYNFKRFERLLKAPHGIILVSGPTGSGKSTTLVGVLNEVTSEKVNVVTAEDPVEYTIEGVTQCQVNAEIGLTFARYLRAFLRQDPDIIMVGEIRDRETAQLAIEASLTGHLVFSTIHTNSAAGAVSRLINMGVDTYLLGASLVGIVSQRLVRKLCSSCKVKIPLRDDTIKTAQKLFPDRKEFFEYVPGSGCPECRGTGYRGRTAIHEVLIVDDNLRQLIVKNASDFEIERVARETGMITLYEDGIMKVVEGITSIEEVNRVAFEV
- the ord gene encoding 2,4-diaminopentanoate dehydrogenase yields the protein MAYRVLVWGLGAMGSGIARNVVEKEELRLVGAVERNTNMLDKDVGMAIGDDREYGCKVYGDIELAIKETDPDITIIATNSFVREILPKIKMIAKHHVNVITIAEEMAYPFYSHPEESEIINSIALKNGISVLGTGINPGFVLDLLIVTLTGACLNVERIEARRINDLSPFGKTVMETQGVGTTPEEFEEGLKKGTIVGHIGFQQSIRMIADALGWELTKIEEVREPIISKTERSTPVVHVKPGMVAGCRHIGRGYVGDKKVIELIHPQQIHPEAEGVETGDYIDIYGDPEIHMSIKPEIPGGKGTIAVATNMIPHVIEADPGLLTMLDLPVPSTLFKEIKR
- the ftsZ gene encoding cell division protein FtsZ is translated as MSFEINYGKDERKVRLPSIKVIGVGGAGGNAINRMISEGIHGVTFIAANTDVQVLENNKADIKIQLGNHLTRGLGAGGDPEIGRQAAEESIDEIIKHIEDTDLLFITAGMGGGTGTGAAPVIARAALDLGILTIAVVTTPFFFEGNTRLKVAAMGLRNLRDTVDTLIRISNNKLLQELPPSTSIVDAFAKADDTLHHGIKGISELITKRGYINLDFADVESILRKAGTAMLGIGIGKGERRAEEAARSAMESKLLEKPIDNAMGIILNVSARNITLREMNVAAAIVRQNCSEDADVKLGLIVDTEMPEDELHVTLIAAGFETEEGEIMGDTADIPAIYRFGLDTQEEEEV